The following proteins are co-located in the Mycosarcoma maydis chromosome 11, whole genome shotgun sequence genome:
- a CDS encoding putative ABC transporter involved in multidrug resistance, whose translation MEANTSAAHPAPPIANTSVNEYSDAVDVGGTAAATTFAGSPVINSDGQHSSTDHNHASSAPEMPPVERIKSGRGSVPLSSIDPQGMAELTRRLTEHSMRARSRTTDGDGGEEALGFDPFDKNGKFDLERFLRLVMQQAEGAGNEVREMGLVWQNLTVTGLGSGYALGDTVGSLPLKPFEALKNIKSLLHPPVKVIIDNFEGCIKPGEMLLVLGRPGAGCTSFLKTLASYRDGFQDITGTLLYQGMDHTVIDKRLRGDVVYCPEDDIHFPSLTVWQTLAFAVATRAPQARRRLNLLQSEDTQTRDGYIKTLVEVVATILGLRHTYNTKVGNDFVRGVSGGERKRVSVAETFASRAKVALFDNSSRGLDSSTALEFVKSLRVSTDIANTTTAASIYQAGEGLTQLFDKVLVINEGRQVYFGPTSEAPDYFKEMGYIPQERQTTADYLVACTDAHGRRLREGYEKRAPRTAEEMAKYWQASPQGHKNRQEVEAYLEELTSKVDDAAVKRYKEVAREEKAKNTRKGSAYIISLPMQIRLAVKRRAQITWGDIATQVIIACASMFQAIIMGSVFLLMPKNTSGFFSRGGVLFFALLYNSFTAMSEITAGYAQRPIVIRHRRFAMIHPFSDALANTLLDMPIRLMTLTLFDVILYFMVGLQYTAGQFFVFYSTTALITFTMVAFFRMLSAATKSESLATMLGGLAIIDFALYTGYVIPRPSMVVWWKWLSYCNPVAFAFEILLTNEFRTLNVPCANFIPAGQAYADVSDQYKTCAVASAQPGQDIVIGSEYLAQSYGYTWSNAGRNAGIIFGFWFFFLIVYSLASEFQKDPSASGGVMVFKRGAAPKEVVQAAKASGDVEAGDAAGHTERVDREQDEQADKAVGKLESSTSVFAWKNVNYDVLIKGTPRRLLNDVSGFVAPGKMTALMGESGAGKTTLLNVLAQRTDTGVVRGLFSVNGAPLPKSFQSNTGYCQQQDVHLGTQTVREALQFSALLRQPRETPKEEKLAYVENVISMLEMESWAEALVGEVGMGLNVEQRKRLTIGVELAAKPKLLLFLDEPTSGLDAMAAWSVVRFLRKLADAGQAILCTIHQPSGELFNQFDRLLLLQKGGKTVYFGDIGPNSTKLVEYFGERADKRCGENDNPAEYILDVIGAGATATTDKDWHELFRNSYLFTDMMKEVERIDSLGADHPATAEEEAMGMREYAEPFSVQMTQVMRRAFMHYWRDTTYIMSKLMLNIIAGLFIGSSFWGQGRTQTSASLQNKIFAIFMALVLSTSLSQQLQPVFIQFRALYEVRERPSKMYSWPVAVTAALVVEIPWNLLGGTLFWASWYFMVGFPYGKTAALVWGMYMLFQIYYQTFAAAVAAMSPNPMIASILFSTFFSFVIVFCGVVQPPPLLPYFWRSWMFVASPFTYLLESMLGAVLNNQPVRCSAQEYNRITPPPGQSCAAYLANFVTSLDGPNLGTGYYIDGPNGSCDYCQFRIGNDYLRSIELNASNRFRDIGIICIYIVFNVLLCFTLFYFFRVFKLSSFKKKDGEKQPTIADQDEKPTVAAETVSRADAGAEKAVHALTSTSAAAKGPGHEGASQPGLVANPFGGGAGQHGVQDVQAKL comes from the coding sequence ATGGAGGCCAACACGTCGGCTGCACATCCTGCCCCACCCATCGCAAATACAAGTGTCAATGAGTAcagcgatgctgttgatgtTGGGGgtaccgctgctgccaccacTTTCGCTGGCTCTCCGGTGATCAACAGTGATGGTCAGCATTCTAGCACAGACCATAACCATGCTTCATCTGCGCCTGAGATGCCGCCCGTTGAACGTATCAAGAGCGGTCGAGGCAGCGTGCCCCTTTCCTCCATCGACCCACAAGGCATGGCCGAGCTCACCCGCCGGCTTACCGAACACTCGATGCGCGCTCGTTCCCGCACCACTGACGGCGACGGCGGAGAGGAGGCGCTCGGCTTTGACCCCTTCGACAAGAACGGCAAGTTCGATCTTGAGCGTTTTCTCCGCCTCGTCATGCAGCAAGCCGAGGGCGCCGGAAACGAAGTGCGAGAGATGGGCCTCGTCTGGCAGAACCTTACCGTCACTGGCCTCGGCTCTGGCTATGCGCTTGGTGACACGGTAGGCTCGCTTCCCCTCAAGCCGTTTGAGGCGCTCAAAAACATCAAGTCGTTGCTTCATCCTCCTGTCAAggtcatcatcgacaatTTCGAGGGGTGCATCAAACCTGGTGAGATGCTACTTGTGCTCGGTCGTCCTGGCGCAGGATGTACTTCGTTCCTCAAGACGCTTGCTTCCTACCGAGATGGATTCCAGGACATTACCGGAACCTTGCTGTACCAAGGCATGGACCACACCGTCATCGACAAACGTCTCCGCGGTGACGTCGTCTACTGTCCAGAAGACGATATCCACTTCCCGTCGCTCACCGTATGGCAAACGCTCGCCTTTGCCGTCGCCACTCGAGCTCCGCaggctcgtcgacgactcAATCTTCTCCAAAGCGAGGACACCCAAACGCGCGATGGCTACATCAAGACTCTCGTCGAGGTGGTTGCCACTATCCTTGGCTTGCGTCACACATACAACACCAAGGTGGGCAACGACTTTGTTCGAGGTGTCTCGGGAGGCGAGAGAAAGCGAGTCAGTGTCGCCGAAACATTTGCTTCAAGAGCCAAAGTGGCGCTCTTCGACAACTCGTCACGCGGTCTCGATTCCAGTACGGCGCTCGAGTTTGTCAAGTCGCTTCGAGTGTCCACGGACATCGCCAAtaccaccaccgccgcttCGATCTATCAAGCAGGAGAAGGCCTCACGCAGCTCTTTGACAAGGTGCTCGTTATCAACGAAGGCAGGCAGGTCTACTTTGGTCCCACCTCGGAAGCGCCTGATTACTTCAAGGAGATGGGTTACATTCCCCAGGAACGTCAGACCACCGCTGATTACCTCGTGGCATGTACTGACGCGCACGGTCGCAGACTTCGTGAGGGTTACGAAAAACGAGCACCTCGCACCGCCGAAGAAATGGCCAAGTACTGGCAAGCCTCGCCTCAGGGTCACAAGAATCGGCAGGAAGTCGAAGCTTACCTGGAAGAGCTCACTTCCAAGGttgacgatgctgccgtCAAGCGCTACAAGGAGGTCGCACGTGAGGAGAAGGCGAAAAATACACGCAAAGGCAGCGCCTATATCATCTCTCTTCCCATGCAGATCCGACTTGCCGTCAAGCGACGTGCGCAGATCACATGGGGTGATATTGCCACACAAGTCATCATCGCCTGCGCTTCTATGTTCCAAGCGATCATCATGGGATCCGTCTTCCTGCTCATGCCCAAAAACACGTCGGGCTTCTTTTCCCGAGGTGGTGTGCTGTtctttgctctgctctACAACTCGTTTACTGCCATGTCCGAGATCACCGCTGGTTATGCACAGAGACCGATCGTCATTCGTCATCGACGCTTCGCCATGATCCACCCTTTTAGCGACGCACTCGCCAacacgctgctcgacatgccGATCCGCCTCATGACTTTGACCTTGTTCGACGTTATCCTCTACTTCATGGTCGGGCTTCAATACACGGCCGGCCAATTCTTCGTGTTTTACAGCACCACGGCACTCATCACGTTTACCATGGTTGCTTTCTTCCGCATGCTGTCGGCTGCGACCAAGTCCGAATCGCTGGCTACCATGCTCGGAGGTCTTGCGATCATTGATTTTGCGCTTTATACCGGCTACGTAATCCCGAGGCCGTCAATGGTGGTTTGGTGGAAGTGGCTTTCGTACTGCAATCCAGTAGCGTTCGCTTTTGAGATCCTTCTCACCAACGAGTTCAGAACGCTCAACGTCCCCTGCGCCAACTTTATCCCTGCCGGTCAGGCCTATGCTGATGTCTCGGATCAGTACAAGACATGTGCAGTTGCCTCTGCCCAACCAGGTCAGGATATTGTGATTGGATCCGAGTACCTCGCGCAGTCGTACGGCTACACTTGGTCGAACGCAGGACGCAACGCTGGCATTATTTTTGGCTTCTGGTTCTTCTTTTTGATCGTCTACAGTTTGGCGTCAGAGTTCCAGAAGGACCCGAGTGCTTCCGGTGGTGTCATGGTCTTCAAGCGTGGTGCTGCGCCCAAGGAGGTGGTAcaagctgccaaagccTCTGGCGATGTTGAAGCCggcgacgctgctggtcACACCGAACGCGTAGATcgcgagcaagacgagcaggcGGACAAAGCtgttggcaagctcgaatcgtcGACCTCTGTATTTGCTTGGAAGAACGTCAACTACGACGTGCTGATCAAGGGAACTCCCAGACGTCTGCTGAACGACGTCAGCGGATTCGTCGCCCCGGGCAAAATGACGGCACTGATGGGCGAGTCGGGTGCAGGCAAGACGACACTGCTCAACGTGCTAGCACAACGTACAGATACCGGTGTGGTGCGAGGTCTGTTCAGCGTCAATGGTGCTCCTCTTCCCAAGTCGTTCCAATCCAACACGGGCTACTGTCAACAGCAAGATGTGCATCTGGGAACGCAAACCGTGCGCGAGGCGCTGCAATTCTCTGCACTGCTCCGTCAGCCACGCGAAACGCCCAAAGAGGAGAAGCTGGCCTACGTTGAGAATGTcatctcgatgctcgagatggagtCTTGGGCCGAAGCGTTGGTGGGAGAGGTAGGCATGGGTCtcaacgtcgagcagcgcaagcgccTTACGATTGGTGTGGAGCTCGCAGCCAAAcccaagctgctcttgtTCCTCGACGAGCCAACCTCGGGTTTGGACGCCATGGCAGCGTGGAGTGTTGTTCGTTTTCTTCGAAAGCTTGCCGATGCAGGTCAGGCCATCCTGTGCACCATCCACCAGCCTTCGGGTGAACTTTTCAACCAATTCGAtcggcttctgcttctgcaaAAGGGAGGCAAGACGGTCTACTTTGGCGATATTGGACCTAACTCTACAAAGCTGGTCGAGTACTTTGGCGAACGCGCCGACAAGCGATGCGGAGAGAACGATAATCCCGCCGAGTACATTCTTGACGTGATTGGTGCCGGAGCGACGGCGACTACGGACAAGGACTGGCACGAGCTCTTCCGCAATTCATATCTGTTTACGGACATGATGAAGGAAGTCGAACGCATCGATTCTTTGGGCGCAGACCACCCTGCTACCGCTGAGGAAGAAGCGATGGGAATGCGCGAGTATGCCGAACCATTCAGTGTTCAAATGACTCAGGTGATGCGTCGAGCGTTCATGCACTACTGGCGAGATACAACGTACATCATGTCCAAATTGATGCTCAACATTATCGCTGGATTGTTCATCGGGTCGTCGTTCTGGGGCCAAGGTCGAACTCAGACCTCAGCGTCACTGCAGAACAAGATTTTCGCCATCTTCATGGCGTTGGTGCTCTCCACTTCACTGTCGCAACAGCTACAGCCGGTCTTTATTCAATTCCGTGCGCTTTACGAAGTGCGCGAACGGCCTTCCAAGATGTACAGCTGGCCGGTGGCTGTGACGGCTGCGCTGGTTGTCGAGATCCCTTGGAACTTGTTGGGTGGAACGCTCTTCTGGGCTTCGTGGTACTTTATGGTCGGCTTTCCGTACGGAAAGACAGCAGCGCTAGTATGGGGAATGTACATGCTCTTCCAGATCTACTACCAGACattcgctgctgctgtcgcagCCATGTCTCCGAACCCGATGATCGCTTCGATTCTCTTTTCGACATTCTTCTCCTTCGTTATCGTCTTTTGTGGCGTGGTGCAACCTCCACCGCTCCTCCCCTACTTTTGGCGCTCCTGGATGTTTGTCGCCTCACCCTTCACTTATCTCTTGGAAAGCATGCTGGGAGCTGTACTCAACAACCAACCGGTGCGATGCTCTGCGCAGGAGTACAATCGGATCACGCCACCACCGGGTCAATCGTGCGCCGCGTACCTCGCCAATTTTGTCACCTCTCTTGACGGACCAAATCTGGGCACGGGCTACTACATTGACGGACCCAATGGCTCATGCGACTACTGCCAGTTTCGCATTGGCAATGATTACCTCcgatcgatcgagttgaACGCTTCGAATCGATTCCGCGACATTGGTATCATCTGCATCTATATCGTCTTTAACGTGCTCCTCTGCTTTACGTTGTTCTACTTCTTCCGAGTCTTTAAGCTTTCCAGCTTCAAAAAGAAGGATGGAGAGAAACAGCCAACGATTGCGGACCAAGACGAAAAGCCAACTGTAGCAGCGGAGACGGTATCAAGGGCGGACGCGGGCGCTGAGAAGGCTGTACATGCACTTACGTCGACTtcggcagctgccaaaGGACCAGGACACGAAGGTGCCAGCCAGCCAGGTCTCGTCGCCAACCCCTtcggtggtggtgcaggTCAGCATGGCGTGCAAGATGTTCAAGCAAAGTTGTGA